One genomic window of Bradyrhizobium sp. CCGE-LA001 includes the following:
- a CDS encoding GNAT family N-acetyltransferase codes for MSIEIDILNGDASWPIAKPLLNAVWSQDAAEKPAWSHVKWANADLRVLIETPEDGLVCHVGIYFRTVTWNGQKVHIGGIGGVCTREDRRGRGYATLAIDAAVHTIRANEAARFALLFCEPHNFSFYETRSWLPFKGEVYCEQPEGRIRFTYMAPYVFNIVRAPTLGTIDLCGLPW; via the coding sequence ATGAGCATCGAAATCGACATCCTGAACGGCGACGCCTCGTGGCCGATTGCAAAACCCCTGCTCAACGCGGTCTGGAGCCAGGACGCCGCGGAGAAGCCGGCCTGGTCTCACGTCAAATGGGCCAATGCCGATCTGCGCGTGCTGATCGAGACGCCCGAGGACGGCCTCGTGTGCCATGTCGGCATCTATTTCCGCACCGTCACCTGGAATGGGCAGAAGGTCCATATCGGCGGCATCGGCGGGGTCTGCACGCGCGAGGACCGGCGCGGCCGCGGCTATGCGACCCTGGCGATCGACGCGGCGGTGCATACCATTCGCGCCAACGAGGCCGCCCGCTTCGCGCTGCTGTTCTGCGAACCACACAATTTTTCGTTCTACGAGACCCGGAGCTGGCTGCCCTTCAAGGGCGAGGTCTATTGCGAGCAGCCGGAAGGGCGGATCCGCTTCACTTACATGGCGCCCTACGTCTTCAACATCGTCCGCGCGCCGACGCTGGGCACCATCGACCTATGCGGCCTGCCCTGGTGA
- a CDS encoding superoxide dismutase: MTFTLPPLPYAYDALGQYMSKETLEYHHDKHHQAYVTNGNNALKGTEWEGKSLEEIVKGSFGKNPAVFNNAGQHYNHIHFWSWMKPNGGGTKLPGKLEKKINEDLGGFEKFKTDFQAAGVGQFGSGWAWLQVKNGKLEISKTPNGENPLVHGATPILGVDVWEHSYYIDYRNRRPDYLKAFVENLVNWEYVESLFDKA; the protein is encoded by the coding sequence ATGACCTTTACGCTGCCCCCACTCCCTTACGCCTATGACGCCCTCGGCCAGTATATGTCGAAGGAGACGCTGGAATATCACCACGACAAGCATCATCAGGCCTACGTCACCAACGGCAACAACGCGCTCAAGGGGACCGAATGGGAAGGCAAGTCCCTTGAAGAGATCGTCAAGGGCTCGTTCGGCAAGAACCCCGCGGTGTTCAACAATGCCGGCCAGCACTACAACCACATCCACTTTTGGAGCTGGATGAAGCCCAATGGCGGCGGCACGAAGCTGCCGGGCAAGCTCGAGAAGAAGATCAACGAGGACCTCGGCGGCTTCGAGAAGTTCAAGACCGACTTCCAGGCGGCCGGTGTCGGCCAGTTCGGCTCCGGCTGGGCCTGGCTCCAGGTCAAGAATGGCAAGCTCGAAATCTCCAAGACCCCGAACGGCGAGAATCCGCTGGTGCACGGCGCCACTCCGATCCTCGGCGTCGACGTCTGGGAGCACTCCTACTACATCGACTATCGCAACCGCCGTCCGGACTATCTCAAGGCGTTCGTTGAGAACCTCGTGAACTGGGAATACGTCGAGTCCCTGTTCGACAAGGCGTAA
- a CDS encoding DUF2147 domain-containing protein yields MFSRFAIPVVILAALLGVTSAQAQSADGTWLTQAGDARVKINKCGDGICGHIVWLREPYDTATGQPATDSKNPNPALARRPMIGLPLFNGMQPSAPNKWSGQIYNADDGSSYASSITVTSADSLRVEGCVGALCGGETWTRAGR; encoded by the coding sequence ATGTTCAGCAGATTCGCGATTCCCGTCGTCATCCTGGCTGCGCTGCTCGGCGTAACCAGCGCGCAGGCGCAAAGCGCCGACGGGACCTGGCTCACCCAGGCCGGCGATGCGCGCGTCAAGATCAACAAATGCGGCGACGGAATCTGTGGCCACATCGTCTGGCTGCGCGAGCCCTATGACACCGCGACCGGTCAGCCAGCCACCGACAGCAAGAATCCCAATCCTGCGCTCGCCAGGCGTCCGATGATCGGCCTGCCATTGTTCAACGGCATGCAGCCGTCAGCTCCGAACAAATGGTCAGGCCAGATCTACAACGCCGATGACGGCAGCAGCTATGCGAGCAGCATCACGGTGACGTCGGCGGATTCGTTGCGCGTCGAAGGCTGCGTCGGCGCGCTCTGCGGCGGCGAAACCTGGACGCGCGCAGGACGGTGA
- a CDS encoding class I adenylate-forming enzyme family protein — protein MSPREIFALRDHLGAELKGRTLSDAHHVVSLTDVLSHTVLGGRLHELAGRAVLLKLSDQLRSGLAMIELDGIARRILLCPPDLNPAHLDALIADAAIDAVVTDGADRWTGIGVPLVVTAKLPLEAAVPVRTERATEWLMLTSGTSGVPKIAGHTLEALTGAIVAEGPARGPAPVWATFYDIRRYGGLQIFLRAILSGGSMVLSDPHEALADHVARLNARGVSHISGTPSHWRKLLMSGSAAQFTPSYVRLSGEIADQAVLDGLKAAFPDASVGHAYASTEAGVGFAVNDGLEGFPASYLGSRNGVEMKVVDGSLRIRSTRTAHAYIGRNAAALTDDDGFVDSGDIVELRGDRYYFVGRRGGIINIGGLKVHPEEIEAVINRHPDVRMSRAKSRRSPITGGIVVADVILADGCDPARAKEIRDQILDQCRAQLASHKVPAVIRFVEALDVTPAGKLARTDA, from the coding sequence ATGTCCCCGCGTGAGATCTTTGCGCTTCGCGACCATCTCGGCGCTGAGCTGAAGGGCCGCACGCTCTCGGATGCGCACCATGTGGTGTCGCTGACGGACGTCCTGTCGCACACGGTTCTGGGTGGGCGTCTGCACGAACTCGCGGGCCGCGCCGTGCTGCTCAAGCTGTCCGACCAGCTCCGGTCAGGCCTTGCCATGATCGAGCTCGACGGCATCGCCCGTCGCATCCTGCTGTGTCCGCCCGATCTCAATCCTGCGCATCTCGACGCGTTGATCGCGGATGCCGCGATCGATGCCGTCGTCACTGACGGGGCCGATCGCTGGACCGGGATCGGCGTGCCGCTGGTGGTCACCGCGAAATTGCCGCTCGAAGCGGCCGTACCGGTCAGGACCGAGCGGGCCACCGAATGGCTGATGCTAACGTCGGGCACGTCGGGCGTACCAAAAATCGCCGGCCATACGCTGGAAGCGCTCACCGGCGCGATTGTCGCCGAAGGCCCCGCGCGCGGACCTGCGCCGGTGTGGGCGACGTTCTACGACATCCGCCGCTATGGCGGCCTGCAAATCTTCCTCCGCGCCATTCTCTCCGGCGGCTCCATGGTGCTGTCGGACCCGCATGAGGCGCTGGCCGATCACGTCGCAAGGCTGAATGCGCGCGGCGTCTCGCACATCTCCGGCACGCCCTCGCACTGGCGCAAGCTCCTGATGAGCGGCTCGGCCGCCCAGTTCACCCCTAGCTACGTCCGTCTCTCCGGCGAGATCGCCGACCAGGCGGTCCTCGACGGCCTGAAAGCCGCATTCCCCGATGCCTCGGTCGGTCATGCCTATGCCTCGACCGAGGCCGGCGTGGGCTTCGCCGTCAATGACGGGTTGGAGGGTTTTCCGGCCAGTTATCTCGGCAGCCGCAATGGTGTCGAGATGAAAGTCGTCGACGGCTCGCTGCGCATCCGCTCGACGCGCACGGCCCACGCTTACATCGGCCGCAACGCCGCCGCACTCACTGACGACGATGGCTTCGTCGACAGCGGCGATATTGTCGAGCTGCGCGGTGATCGCTATTATTTCGTCGGCCGCCGCGGCGGCATCATCAATATCGGCGGGCTGAAGGTTCACCCCGAAGAGATCGAGGCGGTGATCAATCGCCATCCCGATGTGCGGATGTCGCGGGCCAAATCCCGCCGCAGCCCGATCACCGGCGGCATTGTCGTCGCCGACGTCATTCTCGCCGACGGCTGCGACCCGGCGCGTGCGAAGGAGATCCGTGACCAGATCCTGGATCAGTGCCGCGCGCAGCTCGCCTCGCACAAGGTGCCGGCCGTGATCCGCTTCGTCGAGGCTCTCGACGTCACCCCGGCCGGCAAACTGGCGCGCACCGATGCATAA
- a CDS encoding DUF3551 domain-containing protein: MRLPILTLTAIVTLFVAADASAQTYDPRYPVCMHVYTPGGFGGGGGDYYDCSFTSIPQCRATASGRSASCDLNPYYAFDQPPPRPRKRQKQQY; encoded by the coding sequence ATGCGCTTGCCGATCCTGACCCTCACCGCGATTGTCACGTTGTTCGTCGCGGCCGACGCCAGCGCCCAGACCTACGATCCGCGTTACCCCGTGTGCATGCATGTCTACACGCCCGGCGGCTTCGGCGGTGGCGGCGGCGACTATTATGATTGTTCGTTTACCTCGATCCCGCAGTGCCGGGCCACGGCGTCGGGCCGCTCTGCGAGCTGCGACCTGAACCCCTATTACGCCTTCGACCAGCCCCCGCCGCGTCCGCGCAAGCGGCAGAAGCAACAGTACTAG
- a CDS encoding DUF3551 domain-containing protein, with product MRFPRILSPRASLGLLLAVGASLVIAPSHAQTFDPRYPVCMHVYSGANGGGGEWYDCSFTSIPQCRATAWGRAAICDLNPYYPVNAPPQRLRHRRTG from the coding sequence ATGCGCTTTCCTCGGATCCTCTCGCCGCGAGCTTCCCTCGGCCTGCTCCTCGCCGTCGGCGCCTCGCTCGTGATTGCGCCCTCGCATGCGCAGACTTTCGATCCCCGTTACCCCGTCTGCATGCACGTTTATTCCGGCGCGAATGGCGGTGGCGGGGAGTGGTACGATTGCTCCTTCACATCCATCCCGCAGTGCCGCGCCACCGCGTGGGGGCGCGCCGCGATCTGTGATCTCAATCCGTACTACCCCGTCAACGCGCCGCCGCAGCGTTTGCGTCACAGGCGAACCGGCTAG
- a CDS encoding long-chain-acyl-CoA synthetase: MTTGVIEQAKAARAPSASKIWLKAIELTARIETLPGRLFADVVEDWARRQPDRAALVTDAAMLDYEGLSKRINRYARWARSVGVAKGDTVALIMPNGIDYVAAWLGISRVGGVVALLNTKLVGPSLAHCIDVAKPSHIIVACELAEMLDGAAPHLKTQAKVWSHGDARSERAIDVALAALDDASLSPDERGDVTISDRALLIYTSGTTGLPKAASISHRRILNWGFWFAGLTGATPQDRLYDCLPLFHSVGGIVAPCSMLAAGGSVVIAEKFSASHFWSDIDRHDCTLFQYIGELCRYLLKAPPSEYENRHRLRLVCGNGLRGDIWEDFQARFAIPRILEFYAATEGNFSLFNVEGQPGAIGRIPPLLAHRFPASLVKLAPDSGVPLRNEEGFCIACARGEAGEAIGRIGTADEGGGRFEGYTDAGETEKKILRDVFARGDAWFRTGDLMRLDDKGFFHFVDRIGDTFRWKGENVATSEVNDAVRDFTGVVDATTYGVSIAGTDGRAGMSAIVVNEGFDIAALPAHLAQRLPAYARPVFIRISHEIDATETFKQKKGGLAREGFDPAAITEPLFMLDPKSGAYVALDSEAYARINDGTIRL, from the coding sequence ATGACCACCGGTGTCATCGAGCAAGCGAAAGCCGCGCGCGCGCCGTCGGCGTCGAAGATCTGGCTGAAGGCGATCGAGCTCACTGCGCGGATCGAGACGCTGCCGGGCCGCCTGTTTGCCGACGTCGTCGAGGATTGGGCGCGACGCCAGCCCGACCGCGCGGCGCTCGTCACCGACGCTGCCATGCTTGACTACGAAGGCTTGTCGAAGCGGATCAATCGCTATGCGCGCTGGGCGCGCTCGGTCGGCGTGGCCAAGGGAGACACCGTTGCCCTGATCATGCCGAACGGCATCGACTATGTCGCAGCCTGGCTCGGCATCAGCCGGGTCGGGGGCGTTGTCGCGCTGCTCAACACCAAGCTGGTGGGGCCATCGCTCGCGCATTGCATCGACGTCGCGAAGCCGTCGCACATCATCGTCGCCTGTGAACTGGCGGAGATGCTCGACGGCGCAGCGCCGCATTTGAAGACGCAGGCAAAGGTCTGGAGCCATGGCGATGCCCGCAGCGAACGCGCCATTGACGTTGCGCTGGCGGCGCTCGACGATGCCTCTCTTTCGCCGGACGAGCGCGGCGATGTCACGATCAGCGACCGCGCCCTGCTGATCTACACATCGGGTACCACCGGCTTGCCGAAAGCCGCCAGCATCAGTCACCGCCGCATCCTCAACTGGGGCTTCTGGTTCGCCGGTCTCACCGGCGCGACGCCTCAGGACCGGCTTTACGACTGTCTGCCGCTGTTCCACTCGGTCGGCGGCATCGTCGCGCCATGCAGCATGCTTGCCGCCGGCGGCTCGGTGGTGATTGCGGAAAAGTTTTCGGCGTCGCATTTCTGGTCCGACATCGACCGGCACGACTGCACCCTGTTCCAGTATATCGGCGAGCTCTGCCGCTATCTGCTCAAGGCGCCGCCGTCGGAATATGAGAACCGGCATCGCCTGCGGCTCGTCTGCGGCAACGGTCTGCGCGGCGACATCTGGGAGGATTTTCAGGCGCGCTTTGCCATTCCCCGCATCCTCGAATTCTACGCGGCCACCGAAGGCAATTTTTCGCTGTTCAACGTGGAGGGCCAGCCCGGTGCGATCGGCCGCATTCCGCCGCTGCTGGCGCATCGTTTTCCGGCAAGCCTGGTCAAGCTCGCCCCCGACAGCGGCGTGCCGCTACGCAACGAAGAGGGCTTTTGCATCGCCTGCGCCCGCGGCGAGGCCGGCGAAGCGATCGGCCGCATCGGCACCGCCGATGAGGGCGGCGGGCGTTTCGAGGGCTATACCGACGCAGGCGAGACCGAGAAGAAGATTTTGCGCGATGTCTTCGCCCGGGGTGATGCATGGTTTCGCACCGGCGACCTGATGCGGCTCGACGACAAGGGCTTTTTCCATTTTGTCGATCGCATCGGCGATACCTTCCGCTGGAAGGGCGAGAACGTCGCGACCTCGGAGGTGAATGACGCCGTGCGCGACTTCACCGGCGTGGTCGACGCCACCACCTACGGCGTCAGCATCGCCGGCACCGACGGCCGCGCCGGCATGAGCGCCATCGTCGTCAACGAAGGCTTCGACATCGCCGCGCTGCCCGCCCATCTCGCGCAGCGTCTGCCGGCCTATGCGCGTCCCGTTTTCATCCGCATCTCCCACGAGATCGATGCGACCGAGACCTTCAAGCAGAAGAAGGGAGGGCTCGCACGCGAGGGCTTCGATCCGGCCGCAATAACGGAGCCGCTGTTCATGCTCGATCCGAAATCCGGGGCGTATGTCGCGCTCGACAGCGAGGCCTATGCCCGTATCAATGACGGCACGATCAGGCTGTAA
- a CDS encoding SDR family NAD(P)-dependent oxidoreductase, which yields MHNVLVTGGSRGIGLAIARRLVAAGFNVIAAARRESEELKAAVAVSEGRLHFRACDLAVIDAIPAFAKLVRDEFGPIYGLVNNAGLGTEGLLATMHNSEIEALVQLNVLSPIILTKYVARQMMADGAGRIINISSIIATTGYNGLSVYGATKAAATGFTRSLAREVGKLGITVNAIAPGFIDTELTHNLSDEGRKRIASRSALRRLPETDDVARMVEYLLGEGGRNVTGTVFTIDAGNTA from the coding sequence ATGCATAATGTTCTCGTCACCGGCGGCAGCCGCGGCATTGGCCTTGCGATCGCAAGGCGCCTCGTCGCTGCCGGCTTCAACGTGATTGCGGCCGCGCGACGCGAGAGCGAGGAGCTCAAGGCGGCGGTCGCCGTCTCCGAAGGACGCCTGCATTTCCGCGCCTGCGACCTTGCGGTGATCGACGCGATCCCGGCCTTCGCAAAGCTGGTCCGCGACGAGTTCGGCCCGATCTACGGCCTCGTCAACAATGCCGGCCTCGGCACCGAGGGCCTGCTCGCCACCATGCACAATTCCGAGATCGAGGCGCTGGTGCAGCTCAACGTGCTCTCGCCGATCATCCTCACCAAATATGTCGCGCGACAGATGATGGCGGACGGCGCAGGCCGCATCATCAACATCTCCTCGATCATCGCCACCACCGGCTATAATGGCCTCTCCGTCTACGGTGCGACCAAGGCCGCAGCCACCGGCTTCACCCGCTCGCTCGCGCGCGAGGTCGGCAAGCTCGGGATCACCGTGAACGCGATCGCGCCGGGCTTCATCGACACCGAACTGACGCACAATCTCTCCGACGAGGGACGCAAGCGCATCGCCAGCCGCAGCGCGCTGCGCCGTCTGCCGGAAACCGATGACGTCGCACGCATGGTGGAATATCTGCTCGGCGAGGGAGGCCGCAACGTCACCGGCACCGTGTTTACGATCGACGCGGGGAATACGGCTTAG
- a CDS encoding permease: MSEPSPKDPAPADDVDAEPRPGRVRKPVGWSTIIIAVLVAVSAGLVWRRDGTDGVLDILTHDLSLFSGILPRVLAGCLLGALISEILPHEKVSRSLGPKSGLMGLLIGTAFGAILPGGPFTAYPVASALLAVGADFGATIAMVVSWTLIGYGRAVAWEIPIMGTDFTLWRILISLPLPVLAGALGRFVYVRMYPKPAAKDDEL, from the coding sequence GTGTCAGAACCTTCCCCGAAAGACCCGGCGCCTGCCGACGACGTCGACGCCGAGCCGCGGCCGGGGCGCGTGCGCAAGCCGGTCGGCTGGTCCACCATCATCATCGCGGTCCTGGTGGCGGTGAGCGCCGGTCTGGTCTGGCGGCGTGACGGCACCGACGGTGTTCTCGACATTCTCACCCACGACCTCTCGCTGTTCTCAGGCATCCTGCCGCGCGTGCTGGCCGGTTGCCTGCTCGGCGCTCTCATCTCGGAGATCCTGCCGCACGAGAAGGTCTCGCGCTCGCTCGGGCCGAAATCGGGCCTGATGGGCCTGCTGATCGGCACTGCCTTCGGCGCGATCTTGCCGGGCGGTCCCTTCACTGCCTATCCGGTGGCGAGCGCGCTGCTCGCGGTCGGTGCCGATTTCGGCGCCACCATCGCCATGGTCGTGAGTTGGACCCTGATCGGCTACGGCCGGGCGGTGGCCTGGGAAATCCCGATCATGGGCACCGATTTCACGCTGTGGCGGATCCTGATCTCGCTGCCGCTGCCGGTGCTCGCCGGCGCGCTCGGCCGCTTCGTCTATGTCAGGATGTACCCGAAGCCCGCCGCCAAGGACGATGAGTTGTGA
- a CDS encoding DUF3095 domain-containing protein, which yields MTSSESFYGGIPVFRGFTSLMDPVLYSPLPDDWSIGVADIVDSTKAIAAQRYKAVNMAGAAVIAAVTNALQGREFPFVFGGDGASFAVAPDDVEFAREALAATATWVREDLDLKMRVALVPVSAIRAQGLDVRVARFGPSANLSYAMFSGGGLAWADAAMKRGEFALTEAPGGTQPDLSGLSCRFEVMPASRGLILSVLVMPARGDDPPAFRKVIEDIIHLVERSPDGGRPVPPQGPPLKWPPQGLDYEARTRRGGSLLARRASVLAYTLFVYLIMRFDLKVGGFVPEVYKRQVVENSDFRKYDDGLRMILDCTPELERALGDRLAAAARDGVVRYGLHRQDAAMMTCFTPSALRSDHVHFIDGARGGYASAATALKAMMA from the coding sequence ATGACATCGAGCGAATCCTTCTACGGCGGCATTCCGGTCTTCCGCGGCTTCACCAGCCTGATGGACCCTGTGCTGTATTCGCCGCTCCCGGACGATTGGAGCATCGGCGTTGCCGACATCGTCGATTCGACCAAGGCCATCGCGGCGCAGCGGTACAAGGCAGTCAACATGGCCGGCGCCGCCGTGATCGCGGCGGTGACGAACGCCTTGCAGGGGCGCGAATTCCCCTTCGTGTTCGGTGGCGACGGCGCGAGCTTTGCGGTTGCGCCTGACGATGTCGAGTTTGCCCGGGAGGCGCTGGCGGCGACCGCGACCTGGGTGCGGGAGGATCTCGATCTGAAGATGCGCGTCGCTCTGGTGCCGGTCAGCGCCATCCGCGCGCAGGGCCTCGACGTGCGCGTCGCGCGCTTCGGTCCGTCGGCCAATTTGTCCTATGCGATGTTCTCCGGCGGCGGCCTCGCCTGGGCCGATGCCGCCATGAAGCGCGGCGAGTTCGCGCTGACTGAAGCCCCCGGCGGCACGCAGCCCGACCTCTCCGGCCTGTCCTGCCGTTTCGAGGTGATGCCGGCCTCACGTGGCTTGATCCTGTCGGTGCTGGTGATGCCGGCACGTGGCGACGATCCGCCGGCCTTCCGCAAAGTGATCGAGGACATCATCCATCTCGTCGAGCGCAGCCCGGATGGCGGCCGCCCGGTGCCGCCGCAGGGGCCGCCGCTGAAATGGCCGCCGCAAGGGCTGGATTATGAGGCCCGCACCCGGCGCGGCGGCTCACTGCTTGCGCGCCGTGCCAGTGTGCTGGCCTATACGCTGTTCGTCTATCTGATCATGCGTTTCGACCTCAAGGTCGGGGGCTTCGTGCCTGAAGTCTACAAGCGACAGGTGGTCGAGAACTCGGACTTCAGGAAGTATGACGACGGATTGCGCATGATCCTCGATTGTACGCCGGAGCTCGAACGCGCGCTGGGCGATAGGCTCGCGGCGGCCGCGCGCGACGGCGTCGTGCGCTATGGCCTCCATCGGCAGGACGCGGCGATGATGACGTGCTTCACGCCATCGGCGCTGCGCAGCGATCACGTGCACTTCATCGACGGCGCGCGAGGCGGCTACGCCTCGGCCGCGACGGCGCTGAAGGCGATGATGGCGTGA
- a CDS encoding MATE family efflux transporter, protein MTIDAPLDAVPPRAPVASPIASLLTAPILPTLLRLAIPNMIAMVGSTLVSIAETSYIGRLGTIPLAAIALVFPFAMLTQMMSAGAMGGGVSSAISRALGAGDRDRAATLALHAAIIGLCGGLFFTVMMLVFGRSFFALLGGRDRVLEEASGYSQVLFSGAVAIWLVNTLASVIRGTGDMRLPSMTLIGASVLQVVLGGTLGLGLFGMPQFGMPGVASGQLIAFSCAAIFFLWYLLSGRSRLQLDVRAFHFERAMFLDILKVGALACLSPLQTVLTILIFTKILATFGTEMLAGYGIGSRLEFLLIPITFAFGIASVPMVGVAIGAGHLKRARRVAWTAAAASGLTVGLIGLVVALDPSLWVALFTRDPGVTAAAHSYFHWAGPAFVFFGIGVSLYFSSQGAARVGGPVLASTARLLIVAVGGIGLMMAQAPAWTLFALVGGAMVVFGLLTAGSVAFARWGK, encoded by the coding sequence ATGACGATCGACGCCCCCCTAGACGCCGTCCCGCCGCGTGCCCCGGTCGCCTCCCCCATTGCGAGCCTGCTGACCGCGCCGATCCTGCCGACGCTGCTGCGGCTCGCGATTCCCAACATGATCGCGATGGTCGGCAGCACGCTGGTATCGATCGCCGAGACCTCCTATATCGGCCGGCTGGGGACCATCCCGCTCGCCGCGATCGCGCTGGTGTTTCCGTTCGCGATGCTGACACAGATGATGAGCGCGGGCGCGATGGGCGGCGGGGTCTCGTCAGCGATCAGCCGCGCGCTCGGCGCAGGCGATCGCGACCGCGCCGCGACGCTGGCACTGCATGCTGCCATCATCGGCCTCTGCGGCGGGCTGTTCTTCACGGTGATGATGCTGGTCTTCGGCCGCTCCTTCTTCGCTCTGCTCGGCGGCCGCGACCGCGTGCTCGAGGAGGCCAGCGGCTATTCGCAGGTGCTGTTCTCCGGTGCGGTCGCGATCTGGCTCGTCAACACGCTGGCCTCGGTGATCCGTGGCACCGGCGACATGCGCCTGCCGTCGATGACGCTGATCGGCGCGAGCGTGCTCCAGGTCGTGCTCGGCGGCACGCTGGGGCTCGGCCTGTTCGGCATGCCGCAATTCGGCATGCCGGGTGTCGCAAGCGGCCAGCTCATCGCGTTCAGCTGCGCCGCGATCTTCTTCCTCTGGTATCTCCTATCCGGCCGCAGCCGGTTGCAGCTCGATGTCCGTGCCTTCCATTTCGAACGCGCGATGTTCCTGGACATTCTCAAGGTCGGCGCATTGGCCTGCCTGTCGCCACTCCAGACCGTGCTCACCATTCTGATCTTCACGAAGATCCTCGCGACCTTCGGCACCGAGATGCTGGCCGGCTACGGCATCGGCTCGCGGCTCGAATTTCTGCTGATCCCGATCACCTTCGCCTTCGGCATCGCCTCGGTGCCGATGGTCGGCGTCGCGATCGGCGCAGGCCATCTGAAGCGCGCGCGGCGCGTGGCCTGGACTGCGGCGGCAGCCTCGGGATTGACCGTCGGCCTGATCGGCCTCGTCGTCGCGCTGGACCCGTCGCTATGGGTCGCGCTGTTCACGCGCGATCCCGGCGTCACCGCGGCCGCCCACAGCTATTTCCACTGGGCCGGTCCGGCCTTCGTGTTCTTCGGCATCGGCGTGTCGCTCTATTTCTCCTCGCAAGGCGCGGCGCGCGTCGGCGGACCCGTGCTTGCTTCGACGGCGCGCCTGCTGATCGTCGCTGTCGGCGGGATCGGTCTCATGATGGCGCAGGCGCCGGCCTGGACCTTGTTCGCGCTGGTCGGCGGCGCCATGGTCGTGTTCGGTCTTTTGACGGCCGGCTCGGTCGCGTTCGCGCGCTGGGGCAAATGA
- a CDS encoding acyl carrier protein, with the protein MSVRSKVIDAIQQIAKEQHVTLPALSDDLSLHETGFDSLAFAILVARLEDETGVDPFTISEDAAFPATVGDFVRAYENVPA; encoded by the coding sequence ATGTCGGTAAGGTCTAAGGTCATTGACGCGATCCAGCAGATCGCCAAGGAGCAGCACGTCACGCTTCCCGCGCTCTCGGACGATCTGTCTCTGCATGAGACCGGCTTCGACTCGCTCGCCTTCGCGATCCTGGTCGCGCGTCTCGAGGACGAGACCGGCGTCGACCCCTTCACCATTTCCGAGGACGCAGCGTTCCCCGCCACCGTAGGCGATTTCGTGCGGGCCTACGAAAATGTCCCCGCGTGA